From Paenibacillus sp. GP183, one genomic window encodes:
- a CDS encoding class I SAM-dependent methyltransferase — protein MNELFDQMKQRSQATWASGDYSMIGVGFVPVSEQLCETIELHAGQKVLDVATGTGNTALAASRRYCDVTGIDFVASWLDRARERASAERLPVQFEEGDAEALNFPNNAFDVVLSTFGCMFAPDQKKTADELLRVCKPGGKIGIASWTPESYVGQLLKTFARYAPPTPSGLVPPILWGTEERLLELFADASATINMTKKIFHFRFRSYTHADEINKNTSDPWLSCIPLWMKT, from the coding sequence ATGATTGGGGTCGGCTTTGTTCCCGTTAGTGAGCAGCTCTGCGAGACGATCGAGCTTCATGCGGGGCAAAAGGTACTTGATGTGGCAACGGGTACAGGGAACACGGCACTCGCGGCATCACGCCGTTACTGTGATGTAACGGGTATCGACTTTGTAGCTTCATGGTTGGATCGGGCACGGGAAAGAGCTTCAGCCGAGAGGCTGCCCGTCCAATTTGAGGAAGGGGATGCCGAGGCTTTAAACTTTCCGAACAATGCCTTCGATGTTGTCCTTTCCACGTTCGGCTGCATGTTTGCTCCTGACCAGAAAAAAACAGCAGATGAGCTCCTGCGGGTTTGTAAGCCTGGCGGCAAGATAGGAATTGCCAGCTGGACTCCGGAAAGTTATGTCGGGCAGCTATTAAAAACTTTCGCCAGGTATGCTCCGCCGACGCCAAGCGGATTGGTTCCACCTATTCTTTGGGGGACGGAAGAGCGGCTCCTTGAACTATTTGCAGACGCTTCGGCGACAATTAACATGACGAAAAAGATTTTCCATTTTCGGTTTCGTTCTTACACGCATGCCGATGAGATTAATAAAAATACCTCGGACCCATGGTTAAGCTGTATCCCACTCTGGATGAAAACTTGA